Proteins encoded in a region of the Drosophila busckii strain San Diego stock center, stock number 13000-0081.31 chromosome 2L, ASM1175060v1, whole genome shotgun sequence genome:
- the LOC108603513 gene encoding tenascin-X, giving the protein MRALAPLLMLLGILSIEANLPEYARVRYDARPDEDEEPRRYYNNNNNNNNNRPQTRYSRPNGLEFPPVPQPQDRKYMKREHEQLSNGKLHKCRIWVPPEIVPKYAQASLIQTDITNKLSMIEVCCTGYAAMRFMGVTVCRPSCSCLNGSCQHPGGCDCYEGFVKNDNGDCVFACPLGCQNGRCFLDGSCQCEPGYKLDETRRFCRPICSSGCDNNPRHNCTAPEICSCAKGYQLTNNGCEPVCDPDCGIGGLCKEQNECDCGSGYKLKDGVCQADCYQKCTNGVCVSQNRCICDPGYSYHEQSTMCVPVS; this is encoded by the exons ATGCGTGCACTTGCTCCACTCCTGATGCTGCTTGGCATCCTGAGCATTGAGGCCAATTTGCCCGAATACGCACGGGTACGCTATGACGCAAGGCCGGATGAGGATGAGGAGCCACGTCGCtattataacaacaacaacaacaacaacaacaacagaccaCAAACGCGCTATTCAAGACCCAATGGCTTAGAGTTTCCGCCAGTGCCGCAGCCACAGGATCGGAAATATATGAAACGTGAGCACGAGCAGTTGTCCAATGGCAAATTGCACAAATGCCGTATTTGGGTGCC CCCTGAAATTGTGCCCAAGTATGCGCAGGCCAGTCTTATACAAACGGATATAACCAACAAGCTGTCCATGATCGAAGTCTGCTGCACAGGCTATGCGGCCATGCGCTTCATGGGCGTCACTGTCTGCCGtcccagctgcagctgtctgAATGGCAGTTGTCAGCATCCCGGCGGATGCGATTGCTATGAGGGCTTTGTGAAGAACGACAATGGGGACTGCGTGTTTGCCTGCCCGCTGGGCTGTCAGAATGGGCGCTGCTTCCTCGACGGCAGCTGCCAATGCGAGCCGGGCTATAAGCTGGACGAAACGCGTCGCTTTTGCCGCCCCAtctgcagcagcggctgtgACAACAATCCCAGGCACAACTGCACGGCGCCCGAGATTTGCAGCTGCGCCAAGGGCTACCAGCTGACCAACAATGGCTGCGAGCCCGTCTGTGATCCCGACTGTGGCATCGGAGGGCTCTGCAAGGAGCAAAATGAATGCGACTGCGGCTCAGGCTACAAGCTCAAGGATGGCGTTTGTCAAGCCGATTGCTATCA AAAATGCACCAACGGCGTATGCGTGAGTCAAAATCGTTGCATCTGTGATCCTGGCTACTCCTATCACGAGCAGTCAACCATGTGTGTACCCGTAtcttaa